In Cyprinus carpio isolate SPL01 chromosome B7, ASM1834038v1, whole genome shotgun sequence, a genomic segment contains:
- the LOC109052948 gene encoding fucolectin-1-like, whose translation MTYSVNRVTITNRRDCCESRIDRAEIRVGNDSSDVSSNPICAVVSSIPAGATYSYSCRGMEGRYVTVNIPGASKILTLCEVGVYVIFPDNLATGKTAIQSTTFGSWFAEQGIDFSPGFTKSSSSCSSTTAQTNPWWRVDLRYIYRVSRVVITNRLDCCPERINGTEIRIGNSLENNGNNNSICAVISSIPAGVSSTYTCNNMEGRYVNLFLPGDSKYLTLCEVEVYGEGGIKYGKSSYK comes from the exons ATGACGTACAGCGTGAACAGAGTGACCATCACTAACAGACGTGACTGCTGTGAAAGCAGGATAGACAGGGCAGAGATTCGGGTTGGAAACGATTCTTCAGATGTTTCTAGCAATCCAAT ATGTGCTGTAGTTTCTTCTATTCCAGCAGGAGCTACCTACAGTTACTCGTGTCGTGGGATGGAGGGACGTTACGTTACTGTGAATATTCCTGGAGCTTCAAAGATTCTTACTCTCTGTGAAGTGGGAGTCTATGTGATTTTTCCAG ATAATTTGGCAACAGGAAAAACCGCCATACAGTCAACAACCTTTGGCAGCTGGTTTGCTGAGCAGGGCATTGACTTCAGTCCAGGTTTCACAAAATCATCATCATCGTGTTCCTCAACCACTGCTCAGACTAACCCATGGTGGAGAGTGGATCTGCGTTATATTTACAGAGTAAGTAGAGTTGTCATCACAAACAGACTAGACTGCTGTCCAGAACGAATAAACGGAACGGAGATTCGCATCGGAAACTCTTTGGAGAACAACGGCAACAACAATTCCAT ATGCGCAGTGATTTCTAGCATTCCGGCTGGTGTTTCCTCCACCTACACATGTAACAATATGGAGGGTCGATACGTGAATCTGTTCCTTCCTGGAGATTCAAAGTATCTTACTCTGTGTGAGGTGGAGGTCTATGGAGAAGGTGGGATAAAATATGGAAAATCCAgctataaatga